The stretch of DNA AGTTTATCGTATCCCGTTGTCCAGCCTTTTAGCACACGAACCTGTTTCATCACGCCCTCGGCGCGGGCGGCATCGGTCCAGAATTCGGGCTGGAACGTCTGCTGTTCGAGTTCAGCTAATTGCTCTTTTTTAGTATCGTAGTCAAAGATACCTCCCCAGAGCCTCTATTCTGGCCCTCAAGTCGGTCAACTGGTCAGTTGTCATGAACTTGTCTTGTGTTAGTTAGAAAGTTGTGATACAGAGATGCACGAAGGAAGCACAGAGATACGCAGAGAAATTTAAAAACTTTGTGTATCTCCGTGTCTTCTCCGTGTATCTCTGTGTCACAACCACAAAGATAGAACAAAAGCAGCGGGGGGCGTTGTTTCGGGGAAGCCCGCAAACCAACTTTTCGCTATACCTTTGCGTTCTCAAAATAGCATACGTGACCGCTGCGAACAGGTTTACGCAGCACACACTTTTCAGTATACATTCTTCATTTTTCACTTATAAAAATGGCTTCACAGTACGATGTTATCGTGGTAGGTAGCGGACCGGGCGGATACGTTGCCGCCATTCGGGCTTCGCAGTTGGGTATGAAAACCGCCGTGATCGAGCGCGAAAGTCTCGGCGGCATTTGCCTCAACTGGGGCTGTATTCCAACCAAAGCCCTGTTGAAATCAGCGCAGGTTTTTGAATATATCAAACACGCCGGCGACTACGGCATCACGGTACAGGGCGAATCGCAGGCCGATTTTGGGGCCGTTATCAAACGGAGTCGGGGTGTAGCCGATAGCATGAGCAAGGGTGTACAGTTCCTGATGAAGAAAAATAAAATCGACGTTCTCAACGGCGTCGGTAAAGTGAAAACCGGCAAAAAAGTTGAAGTAACCGGTCCCGACGGTAAAGCCACCGACTACGAAGCCAAGCACATTATCATTGCCACCGGAGGCCGCGCCCGCCAACTGCCTGCCGTACCCATCGACGGCGAAAAAGTGATTGAGTACCGTAAGGCCATGACGCTCGAAAAAAGACCCGATTCGATGGTTATTATCGGTTCGGGAGCCATTGGCGTCGAGTTTGCTTACGTGTATGCCAGCATGGGTACGAAGGTGACAATCATTGAATTCCTGCCCAACATTGTGCCGGTTGAAGACGAAGACATCTCGAAAGAACTGGCGAAGCAGTACAAGAAAATGGGCGTTCAGCTTTTCACCAATTCGGAAGTCACAAAAGTAGATACGAGCGGCAAAGGCTGCGTTGTAACGGCCAAAACCCCCGATGGTGAGAAGACGTTTGAAGCCGATGTCGTGTTGTCGGCAGCGGGCGTGGTTGCCAACATCGAAAATATTGGCCTGGAAGATGTCGGCATTAATACCGACCGGGGCAAAATCGTAACCGACGATTACTACCGCACAAACGTAGAAGGTTACTACGCTATCGGCGACTGCACCAAAGGGCAGGCACTGGCGCACGTAGCGTCGGCAGAAGCCATTATCTGTGTCGAAAAAATTGCCGGATTGCCGCACGTTGAGCCGTTGAACTACAACAATATTCCGGGTTGCACGTACTGTACACCCGAAATTGCGTCGGTAGGTTATACCGAAAAAGCGGCCCGCGAAGCCGGTTACGATCTGAAAGTAGGGAAGTTTCCGTTCACCGCGTCAGGTAAGGCCAAAGCTGCTGGCGCACCCGAAGGGTTTGTAAAGGTAATTTTCGACGCCAAATACGGTGAGTTCTTAGGTGCTCACTTCATCGGCGCGAACGTGACGGAGATGATTGCCGAGGTGGTAGCTGCCCGTCGGTTAGAAACCACGGGAGAGGAAATTTTGAAAGCCGTTCATCCGCACCCCACCATGTCGGAAGCCATTAAAGACGCTACCGAAGCAGCATACGGCGAGGCTATTCACCTGTAAGGTTTAGTCTAAACGCAGAGTGGCGGAGGTTGCACAGAGTACACAGAGCTTAAATCAAACACGCTGTGTACTCTGCGCAACCTCCGCCACTCTGCGTTTGAACTCTTAACTCAGGTACTTCAGTTTCACTACTTCTTTCGGGTCTAAGAACCGCCATTTGCCGCGCGGCAGCTCTTTCTTCGTCAGTCCGGCAAACATAGTGCGGTCGAGCCGGGTAACTTCATATCCGAAATGCTCGAATATCCGGCGCACAATGCGGTTGCGACCCGAATGAATTTCAATGCCAATTACGTGTGCGTCGGGTGTTACAATGCTAAGCGCGTCGGGCTTGATGGGGCCATCTTCGAGTTCGATGCCCTTGCGGATGGCTTCAAAATGCTCTTCCGTCAGTGACTTATCGATTTCTATCTGATAAATCTTCTTCACCTCATTTGATGGGTGCGTCAGTTTGTCGGCCAGTTCACCATCATTGGTAAGCAGCAGCAGACCCGTGGTGTTGCGGTCTAAGCGGCCTACGGGGTAAATGCGATAACTCCCTACGTCAGCAACCAACTCCATCACCGTTCGGCGATCTTCGGGGTCGTCGGTAGTAGTGATGTAATCTTTCGGCTTATTGAGCAGTACATACACAAACCGTTGCTGGCTTAGCAGTTTCGTGCCATATTTCACCGTGTCGCCATCTTTTACCTTGAAGCCCAACTCGGTTATAACTTTGCCATTGACGGTAATGTCGCCCCGGAGAATAAGCTCTTCGGCTTCCCGACGCGAACAAACGCCTGAATTAGCAATATATCGGTTCAGGCGAATCAGACCGTCCTGCGCGGCTGTCCGAACTGGCTGATCGGTGGGCTGTGCCGCTTTGGCGTCGCGTTTGTCGCGGTATTTGTCGCTGGTTTTTTTACCACGGCGGTCGTCCTGACCATATTGCTCATGACGACGTTGTGCCAGTTCGTAGTTGGGCACTTTATCGTAATCGCCCACGCGCCGGTCGCCCGATGCCCTGCGTTGAGCCGGTGTAAAGCGCGACGATTCGTCATCGTTCCGATTGGTAGTTGTGCGGTCATCGTTCCGGCGGGGCTCGCTCCGACGTTCATTCTGGCTTTCAAAGCGGTTGCGCTCGTCGGCTTCCCGATTAAAACCACCTACCCGTTTGAAACGGGGATTTTCGTCCCGCCCGCCCCGGTCGAAACGAGGTTTATCGTCGCGGTTGAAACGTGGTTTATCAGTACGGTCATTGTCTCGGCTGAACCGGGGTCGCTCTGTACGCTCTGAATCCCGGTTGAAGCGCGGTTTCTCATCGCGATTGTTATCGGCCTGACGTGGGCGGTCATCGCGGTTAAAACGGGGCCGATTATCGCTCCGTTCAAAACGCGGTTTGTCATCGCGTGAGGGCCGCTCGTCCCGACTGAAACGCGGTTTGTCATCCCGATTGAAACGCGGCTTATCGTCGCGGCTGCTCCGGTCAGGCCGGGGTTGTTCGCTGCGTTCGTCGCGCCGGAAACGCGGTTTATTCGTATCGTTATCGCGGTTGAATCGATTCGGGGCATTGGTTTGCCGGTCGTTGTCGCGGCCAAAACGTGGTTTGTCGTCCCGATTGAAACGCGGTTTATCGTCGCGTCGGTCGTTGCTTCGCTCAAACCGTGGCCGTTCGTCCGGGCGGTTGGTATCACGGCTAAACCGGGGTTTGTCGTCGTTGTTCCGGCGCGGGCGGTCATTGCGGTCACTATCGCGCGCTAAGCGGGGGCGGCTGTTGCCGGTACGGTCGTCATCCCGACGGCCAGAAGAACGTTCATTTCGCCGGGGCGCATCGTCCCGTTGGCGGTCGTTCTTATCAAAATCCTGATTCATGGAATAATACAGTAAATAGTACTGTGAAGGAAAGCGAACATGCTGATTATCAGTCTCACGACTGTTATGCAAGTCAAAAAGGGATGCAAAGATACTGCTTTTTACAGGAACCACACGGTAGTGGTTGTGCGCAGAACGTAATTTTTACAGAAAACAATCCAGGACCGCTGATGGTCGTTAGCGATATAGTGCCGAAGACAGTGCTTCGGCTGTAAAATAGTTTTCCTACCTACAGCCGAAGTACTGTCTTCGGTGCTATATCCTACTATGCCCCACCCGACACGTACACCCATTTACACCCCCGACCGCCGAACCAGCGACCAGTCGCTCCTGAAAAAATACATGGACTGGCTGTTTATCAAAAAGGGCCTGTATTTCCGAGATTATGACGACCTCTGGGATTGGTCGGTTACTGACCTCGAAGATTTTTGGGAGAGTATCTGGCAGTTCTTCGACGTACAGAGCCATACGCCCTACAACCAGGTAATTTACCGACCTACCAATGCCGATATGATTGGTACTGAATGGTTTGTAGGGGCAACTGTCAACTACGCCGAACATATTTTCCGGCACAAAACGTCACAGCGGCCTGCTATCGTTTTCGCATCTGAGCGGTCGGTGGAGCGGGGGCAGCGGCTCTCGGCTCTGTCGTGGGACGAACTCGAACGGCAGGTAGTAGCCGTGTCGACCTGGCTCCGGCAGCAGGGCGTGGGCGTGGGCGACCGTGTGGTGGCCGTGTTGCCCAACATTCCTGAAGCCGTTGTGGCTTTTCTGGCAACCAACGCCATAGGAGCGGTGTGGTCGAGTTGTTCGCCCGATTTTGGCACGGCCAGTGTGGTTGATCGGTTTCAGCAGATTGAACCCAAGGTGTTGATTGCTGCCGATGGCTATACCTACAACGGCAAACCAATTGATAAAACCGACGCGATGCGCGAACTGCGCCTTAGCTTACCTTCGCTGCAACGGGTTGTGTGGGTGCCATTTCTGGATGTAGAGAACCGGCTCGAACGCAGCGTACTGTGGCACGATGTGCTGGAAACAGCTGCGCCCGACGAGCTTGATTTTGAACCAGTGCCCTTCAATCACCCCATTTGGGTGCTATACTCATCGGGTACAACGGGCAAACCGAAAGCAATTACGCATAGTGTGGGCGGCTGTTTGCTCGAACACCTTAAAGTGCTGACCCTGCATCAGGACGTGCGCGTGGGCGAACGCTATTTCTGGTACTCGACCACCGGCTGGATGATGTGGAATTTCGCGGTAGGTTCTATGCTCGTTGGAGCCACGCTCGTGCTGTATGAGGGCGCGGCTGGTTATCCTGATCTAAACATACTCTGGAATCTGGCCGAGGCTGGGCGGGTCAATCACTTTGGCGGTGGTGCGGCCTACTATTTAGCCTGTTTGCGGGCGGGCATTTCACCGCGCAACACGTTATCACTCAGTCAGCTACGCAGCATAGGCTCAACCGGATCACCCCTGCCGTCCGAAGGATTTCAATGGATTTATGAGTCGGTGAAGCCGAACGTCTGGCTGATTTCATTTAGTGGTGGCACCGATGTTTGCAGTGGTTTTGTGGGTGGAAATCCGATGTTGCCCGTTTATGAAGGCGAAATCCAGTGCCGGTTGCTGGGTTGTAAAGTCGATGCCTTCGACGCCAACGCTCAGCCTGTGCGCAACGAACTGGGCGAAATGGTGATTCTGGAACCCATGCCTTCCATGCCGATCTTTTTCTGGAATGATCCCGGCAATGAACGCTACCGCTCCAGCTACTTTGCCGAGTACCCCGGCATCTGGCGGCACGGCGATTTTATCCGCATCACAGAGCGCAACGGCGTAATTATCTATGGTCGCTCCGATGCTACGCTGAATCGTGATGGCGTCCGTATTGGCACCGCTGAAATTTACAGCGCGGTCGAAAGCCTGCCCGATGTTGCTGATAGTCTGGTGATTG from Spirosoma montaniterrae encodes:
- the lpdA gene encoding dihydrolipoyl dehydrogenase, translating into MASQYDVIVVGSGPGGYVAAIRASQLGMKTAVIERESLGGICLNWGCIPTKALLKSAQVFEYIKHAGDYGITVQGESQADFGAVIKRSRGVADSMSKGVQFLMKKNKIDVLNGVGKVKTGKKVEVTGPDGKATDYEAKHIIIATGGRARQLPAVPIDGEKVIEYRKAMTLEKRPDSMVIIGSGAIGVEFAYVYASMGTKVTIIEFLPNIVPVEDEDISKELAKQYKKMGVQLFTNSEVTKVDTSGKGCVVTAKTPDGEKTFEADVVLSAAGVVANIENIGLEDVGINTDRGKIVTDDYYRTNVEGYYAIGDCTKGQALAHVASAEAIICVEKIAGLPHVEPLNYNNIPGCTYCTPEIASVGYTEKAAREAGYDLKVGKFPFTASGKAKAAGAPEGFVKVIFDAKYGEFLGAHFIGANVTEMIAEVVAARRLETTGEEILKAVHPHPTMSEAIKDATEAAYGEAIHL
- a CDS encoding pseudouridine synthase; its protein translation is MNQDFDKNDRQRDDAPRRNERSSGRRDDDRTGNSRPRLARDSDRNDRPRRNNDDKPRFSRDTNRPDERPRFERSNDRRDDKPRFNRDDKPRFGRDNDRQTNAPNRFNRDNDTNKPRFRRDERSEQPRPDRSSRDDKPRFNRDDKPRFSRDERPSRDDKPRFERSDNRPRFNRDDRPRQADNNRDEKPRFNRDSERTERPRFSRDNDRTDKPRFNRDDKPRFDRGGRDENPRFKRVGGFNREADERNRFESQNERRSEPRRNDDRTTTNRNDDESSRFTPAQRRASGDRRVGDYDKVPNYELAQRRHEQYGQDDRRGKKTSDKYRDKRDAKAAQPTDQPVRTAAQDGLIRLNRYIANSGVCSRREAEELILRGDITVNGKVITELGFKVKDGDTVKYGTKLLSQQRFVYVLLNKPKDYITTTDDPEDRRTVMELVADVGSYRIYPVGRLDRNTTGLLLLTNDGELADKLTHPSNEVKKIYQIEIDKSLTEEHFEAIRKGIELEDGPIKPDALSIVTPDAHVIGIEIHSGRNRIVRRIFEHFGYEVTRLDRTMFAGLTKKELPRGKWRFLDPKEVVKLKYLS
- a CDS encoding acetoacetate--CoA ligase: MPHPTRTPIYTPDRRTSDQSLLKKYMDWLFIKKGLYFRDYDDLWDWSVTDLEDFWESIWQFFDVQSHTPYNQVIYRPTNADMIGTEWFVGATVNYAEHIFRHKTSQRPAIVFASERSVERGQRLSALSWDELERQVVAVSTWLRQQGVGVGDRVVAVLPNIPEAVVAFLATNAIGAVWSSCSPDFGTASVVDRFQQIEPKVLIAADGYTYNGKPIDKTDAMRELRLSLPSLQRVVWVPFLDVENRLERSVLWHDVLETAAPDELDFEPVPFNHPIWVLYSSGTTGKPKAITHSVGGCLLEHLKVLTLHQDVRVGERYFWYSTTGWMMWNFAVGSMLVGATLVLYEGAAGYPDLNILWNLAEAGRVNHFGGGAAYYLACLRAGISPRNTLSLSQLRSIGSTGSPLPSEGFQWIYESVKPNVWLISFSGGTDVCSGFVGGNPMLPVYEGEIQCRLLGCKVDAFDANAQPVRNELGEMVILEPMPSMPIFFWNDPGNERYRSSYFAEYPGIWRHGDFIRITERNGVIIYGRSDATLNRDGVRIGTAEIYSAVESLPDVADSLVIGLEQPGGKYFMPLFVVLRDGTTLTDDLVKQIKQTLRNQFSPRHVPDAVYQISEVPYTISGKKLETPVKKILSGMDASLATSRDTLRNPASLDQFTEFVLERKS